One Natator depressus isolate rNatDep1 chromosome 5, rNatDep2.hap1, whole genome shotgun sequence DNA segment encodes these proteins:
- the RXFP3 gene encoding relaxin-3 receptor 1: MAAPCEPSYCPLAVSLKEAGEGASLAGQFGNGTNESLQELFRRGWQTEGLQGDSSAVLRILISSVYSVVCALGLVGNLLVLYLMKSKQGWKKSSIDLFVTSLALTDFQFVLTLPFWAVENALDFTWLFGKAMCKIVSYVTAMNMYASVFFLTAMSVARYHSVASALSRRRGGPGCRSAKWLCLLIWGAAMLASLPHAVFSTTATVFGEELCLVRFPEGRGNSAQFWLGLYQAQKVLLGFLVPLAVISLCYLLLLRFLGERHVGRACGGPRRRAQVTRSVTVVVLSFFLCWLPNQALTAWGILVKLNVVPFSPQYFLSQAYLFPVSVCLAHCNSCLNPLLYCLLRREFRAALRRLLRRLASPSLTATRPFTATTKPEPEEQALRALVPASPLPPAAPQPELLYYPPGVVVCNARWDPLPSSSAEQRC, translated from the coding sequence ATGGCCGCCCCCTGCGAGCCCAGTTACTGCCCGCTCGCCGTCAGCCTGAAGGAAGCCGGGGAGGGAGCGTCCCTGGCCGGGCAGTTCGGCAACGGGACCAACGAGTCCCTGCAGGAGCTCTTCAGGAGGGGCTGGCAGAccgaggggctgcagggggacagCTCCGCCGTCCTGCGCATCCTCATCTCCAGCGTCTACTCGGTGGTGTGCGCCCTGGGGCTGGTGGGCAACCTGCTGGTGCTCTACCTGATGAAGAGCAAGCAGGGCTGGAAGAAATCCTCCATCGACCTCTTCGTCACCAGCCTGGCGCTCACCGACTTCCAGTTCGTGCTGACGCTGCCCTTCTGGGCGGTGGAGAACGCCCTCGACTTCACCTGGCTCTTCGGCAAGGCCATGTGCAAGATCGTCTCCTACGTGACGGCCATGAACATGTACGCCAGCGTCTTCTTCCTCACCGCCATGAGCGTGGCCCGCTACCACTCCGTGGCCTCGGCGCTGAGCCGCCGGCGGGGCGGCCCGGGGTGCCGCTCGGCCAAGTGGCTGTGCCTCCTCATCTGGGGCGCGGCCAtgctggcctccctgccccacgCCGTCTTCTCCACCACCGCCACCGTCTTCGGCGAGGAGCTCTGCCTGGTCAGGTTCCCCGAGGGCCGGGGCAACAGCGCCCAGTTCTGGCTGGGCCTCTACCAGGCCCAGAAAGTGCTGCTGGGCTTCCTGGTGCCGCTGGCGGTCATCAGCCTCTGctacctgctgctgctgcgctTCCTGGGCGAGCGCCACGTGGGCCGGGCCTGCGGCGGGCCCAGGCGGCGGGCCCAGGTGACCCGCTCGGTGACGGTGGTGGTGCTCTCCTTcttcctctgctggctgcccaACCAGGCGCTCACCGCCTGGGGCATCCTGGTCAAGCTCAACGTGGTGCCCTTCAGCCCGCAGTACTTCCTCTCGCAGGCCTACCTCTTCCCCGTCAGCGTGTGCCTGGCGCACTGCAACAGCTGCCTCAACCCGCTGCTCTACTGCCTGCTGCGCCGCGAGTTCCGCGCCGCCCTGCGCCGCCTGCTGCGGCGCCTGGCCTCGCCCTCGCTCACCGCCACGCGCCCCTTCACCGCCACCACCAAGCCCGAGCCCGAAGAGCAGGCGCTGCGCGCCCTGGTGCCCGCCAGCccgctgccccccgccgccccccagcCCGAGCTCCTCTACTACCCGCCCGGCGTCGTGGTGTGCAACGCCCGCTGGGACCCGCTGCCCAGCAGCTCCGCCGAGCAGCGCTGCTGA